A part of Salvelinus alpinus chromosome 23, SLU_Salpinus.1, whole genome shotgun sequence genomic DNA contains:
- the LOC139550195 gene encoding protein shisa-like-2A, which yields MSSECTSYYSAENVFMNGSSCPKEGSDPSATFCCGFNDIKYCCDDPNSFFPYEYGYMWWLSFGALIGLSIAAVVLLAFLITVCVLCYLFIATKPSRLDNGLPLRAPGLEPSEGPSHSGPAPSIGPHGFRKHFFSRKLDCDNQPPDPERLFQRCFVTTVNMEGPS from the exons ATGAGTTCGGAGTGCACCAGCTACTACAGCGCAGAGAATGTGTTTATGAACGGCTCTTCCTGTCCTAAAGAAGGGAGCGATCCGAGCGCGACATTCTGCTGCGGATTTAACGATATCAAGTATTGCTGTGATgatcccaacagctttttccctTATGAGTATGGATACATGTGGTGGCTCAG ctTTGGGGCTCTGATAGGTCTGTCCATAGCAGCGGTGGTCCTCCTGGCCTTCCTCATCACAGTCTGTGTCCTCTGCTACCTCTTCATCGCCACAAAGCCCAGTCGCCTGGACAACGGCCTACCACTACGAGCACCAG GGTTGGAACCCAGTGAGGGCCCCAGCCACTCCGGCCCAGCACCTTCCATCGGCCCTCACGGCTTCAGGAAGCACTTCTTCAGCAGGAAGCTGGACTGTGACAACCAGCCACCCGACCCTGAGAGATTGTTCCAGAGGTGCTTCGTCACCACCGTCAACATGGAGGGCCCATCGTAG